The DNA segment GCAGACCGGATGACAGTCATAGGCTGGGGTGAGAGCAGGCCAAGAATCAGCAATCTGACCCGCGAAGGCAGAGCAGCCAATCGCAGGGTAGAAATCAGGGTGTTGGAAAGAACCGGTCAGTAAGTTAGCCGAAACAAGAGAAGGACGCCGCATCTGGCGAAAAGAGTTGGAAGCGGGTCCTTCAATATCCAGCCTGGCAAACCTCCCCTTTCCATAAAGGGGAGGTTTGATTTTTTTTAGGCTTGTAAATCTTCTTCCTTTATTTCTCTGCCGCAATCAGGACACAGGCTGATCTCCTGGAGATTCAGATCAAAGAAGCGCTGCATCCACTCCTTGCCGGTCCACAGATACTCGATCCACACCTCGTAGCCGCACTGACAATAGCCCAATTTGCTGTTGATCATTCAAATAGATCCTTCATGCCTGAGCAGCCACTCTTTCCTCCACAAGCCGCTGCCATAGCCAATCAATTTGCCGTTGCTGCCGATGATACGATGACAGGGCACCACCAGAGCAATCGGGTTCTTGCCATTGGCTGCACCCACGGCCCTCACGGCCCGGGGTCTGCCTATGGCCACGGCAATATCGCGGTAGGAGGCCAGCCGTCCATAAGGAACCTCGAGCAATTGCCGCCAGACCTTTTTCTGAAACCCGGTTCCGTCCATGTGGATCTTCAGGTGGAAATCCTGGCGTCGATGGTAGAAATACTCGTCCAGCTGGCGGACAGCCTCGCGTACGGCTGGATGAGAGTCATATGCTGGCCGCGGACTCTGGACAAAGCTCAGGGAGGTTATGGCCTCAGCAGTGCCGCCCACCTCGAGGAGACCGATGGGCGATTCATAGTAGTCGTAGTATAGAGGCGTCACAATTTGTTTGTCAGCAATATTGTTGGCTCTGCGCATCTCCGTCACCCAGGGCAAGCGCCAAAATCCACTTTCAGCAAAATCAAGCTACACTACCTGGTTGAACTTTTTTTGAAGTTTTCTATGAATGAATGATTTTGCTTTTTCCCCGGTGTAGTCAGCAACTATATGGCCATTGCCAAAAAGCAGCCACTTGTAGATCAACAACCCCTCCATGCCCACAGGACCCCTGGCGTGTATCTTGTTGGTACTGATGCCCACCTCTGCGCCCAGGCCGTAGCGATAACCGTCGCTGAATCTGCTGCTGCAGTTCAGAAAAACATCAGCAGAATCTACCAGGTTCATAAACTCGAGGCCTCTGCTTCTGTCCCCAGTTACAATCACATCTGTATGTCCTGAGCCATACTTGTTGATGTGTTCGATTGCCTCCTGCAAACTGTCTACTATTTTGACTGCCAGGATCAGGTCCAGGTACTCTGTTCGCCAATCTTCCTCTGTCGCCCGGACCACCTCGATAATCTTACCTGTCTCCTCGCAGCCCCGGATTTCTACCCCTTTTTGCTCCAGACTCTTTTGCAGCTGCGGCAGCAGCGCCTTTGCTGCATCCCGGTGTACCAGCAGTGTCTCAGCTGCATTGCACACAGCCACATACTGGCACTTGCTGTCCAGCACGATTCTCTCGGCCATTTGCAGATCGGCTGTCCTGTCCACATACACGTGACAGATGCCCTCAGCATGTCCCAGGACTGGAATATTGGTATTGGCCATTATGTGTTGCACAAAGGCATTGCTTCCCCGGGGGACAATCAGATCAATGTACTCGTCGAGTCGCAGCATTTCCGCCACATCTGCCCGCGTTTCGAGCAGAGCCAGCCAACCTGCGGGGATCCCTGCCTTGACACTCGTCTGGTAAATAATCTCAGCCAGTATGCGGTTCGTCTCTGCAGCCTCACTGCCACCCTTCAAAAGCACAGCATTGCCGCTCATGAGGCACAGTGAAGATATTTGCACCAAAGCATCAGGCCTCGATTCAAAGATTACCCCGATCACACCGATAGGACAGCTCACTTTATAGAGTTCCAGGCCCTCATCCAGCTCCATGGCACTCAAAGTCACACCCACAGGATTCGCCAGTGCCTGCAAACTTTGCAGCCCCTGGCAAGCCTCCTTGATCTTCGCCTCGTCAAATTTCAGTCGCTTCAATAGAGGTGCGGCAAGATTCTCTTTTCTGGATCTCTCCAAGTCCTGGCGATTTGCAGAGACAATGTCATTTGTTCTCTTTTCAAGTGTTGTGGCAATCGCAGCAAGAGCCCGCTTTTTTAACTCGCCACCAACTGCCGCCAACTGAATTGCCGCCCCTTTTGCTTGCAAGGCTGCCTGCCTGGTATCCATTGCACCCCTCGTTCGTAATCAGCATATTTCATGAAAGGCCAGTAGCGTTCACACCCACGTCAGTCTTTCTCTCCAGGCCGCAGACCCTGGCTCTGAGTCCAAAAGCAGTGCTGTCTGGAAGCAGACCAAGAGAACCAGCCAACCTCGCCCGGCTGCCATCTGATGAGTCCCTGGGGTTGCCTGGAGGACAATTATCTTGCCAGCTCGAGCACGTCCAGCCGCAAAACGCCTTGTGTCAATTGCCAGCATCTTCGGCCATCTTCTTTTTCAAGGCCCGGTATCTTTCAAGGTCAATAGTGACTCTGTTGCCTGCATTGTCAAGATCCTCCTGTTTGATCTTGTTGCCATTTTTGTCATAGTAAACAACTCTTTTATAAACACCAAGGCGACCAATGAGACTGTTCTTGTTTATATAGTATTCTCTCTTGTATAACTGGTTATCCTTGTGATAGAAGTTTACCATTCTGTAAAATCCATAGACTCTAGAGTGAGTATCAGTTGAGTAGATTTCTCCAATTTTTTCTTTTCCCCAGGAATAGGAGACAGTTCTTTGCCAGCCTTCCTTATTAGCCTGTTCTGGTCTGGCTACTACTTCAGTTTTCACTTTTACTCCCTTGTTATTATAGGAGTATATTATTTCTTGTATACCTTTCTTGTATTCCTGGTCTTCAGAAGAAAATTC comes from the Deltaproteobacteria bacterium genome and includes:
- a CDS encoding methylated-DNA--[protein]-cysteine S-methyltransferase: MRRANNIADKQIVTPLYYDYYESPIGLLEVGGTAEAITSLSFVQSPRPAYDSHPAVREAVRQLDEYFYHRRQDFHLKIHMDGTGFQKKVWRQLLEVPYGRLASYRDIAVAIGRPRAVRAVGAANGKNPIALVVPCHRIIGSNGKLIGYGSGLWRKEWLLRHEGSI
- a CDS encoding glutamate-5-semialdehyde dehydrogenase, translating into MDTRQAALQAKGAAIQLAAVGGELKKRALAAIATTLEKRTNDIVSANRQDLERSRKENLAAPLLKRLKFDEAKIKEACQGLQSLQALANPVGVTLSAMELDEGLELYKVSCPIGVIGVIFESRPDALVQISSLCLMSGNAVLLKGGSEAAETNRILAEIIYQTSVKAGIPAGWLALLETRADVAEMLRLDEYIDLIVPRGSNAFVQHIMANTNIPVLGHAEGICHVYVDRTADLQMAERIVLDSKCQYVAVCNAAETLLVHRDAAKALLPQLQKSLEQKGVEIRGCEETGKIIEVVRATEEDWRTEYLDLILAVKIVDSLQEAIEHINKYGSGHTDVIVTGDRSRGLEFMNLVDSADVFLNCSSRFSDGYRYGLGAEVGISTNKIHARGPVGMEGLLIYKWLLFGNGHIVADYTGEKAKSFIHRKLQKKFNQVV